In one Rutidosis leptorrhynchoides isolate AG116_Rl617_1_P2 chromosome 8, CSIRO_AGI_Rlap_v1, whole genome shotgun sequence genomic region, the following are encoded:
- the LOC139862635 gene encoding uncharacterized protein isoform X1, with product MCRVPEVLKGQVCRQGIVDDKRVQEVVKNQGVIELQQIQEFTEVALLHPNSREPMPCAWGMIYPTKEDRSLHGERMAPCYMKVSIDRVIEGFESEMLPVPTKEHRYKKLKDVIGTLIQWPLLKIVRRTKGVLSASKNKELQATPHSAKSGSTRKQGAPLTSKNKELQATTHSAKNGSTRKQVDPRTDGLSKLHKRNKHDVLNELNSLGNRILKRKSVQEVYTRWITREDATVGYTLSAPPGMFGQPDEFISTIDVDDIMMLWKYGCLDCSIIFSFMMGLYKILEFACPGQYMLLNPYSIQASLIVSNKMDVFRYLMKAFQNFDDRVFLAPYIQNGHWVLFIISPRRYKAIIVDSLNKKQNGEKKTEDDYFLTDCVNLAWGGNHISWKVVQCNQQPGSWECGYYVLTFMFSMVTRQSVNIDELSWDERALSKREMDDIVERWHMFCPILSGIN from the exons ATGTGTCGCGTTCCAGAG GTGTTAAAGGGTCAGGTGTGCCGACAAGGGATTGTAGATGACAAGCGTGTGCAAGAAGTGGTGAAGAATCAGGGGGTGATAGAGTTGCAACAAATACAG GAGTTCACTGAAGTCGCTTTGCTACACCCGAACAGTAGAGAACCTATGCCGTGTGCTTGGGGGATGATCTATCCAACCAAAGAGGATAGATCACTACATGGAGAACGTATGGCTCCTTGCTACATGAAGGTGTCAATAGATCGTGTTATTGAGGGCTTTGAATCCGAGATGCTTCCGGTACCAACTAAAGAGCATCGCTATAAAAAATTGAAGGATGTGATAGGAACTTTGATACAGTGGCCTCTCCTCAAAATTGTTCGCAGAACCAAG GGGGTGCTATCGGCATCAAAAAATAAAGAATTACAAGCAACACCACATTCAGCTAAAAGTGGGTCTACTCGTAAACAG GGGGCGCCATTGACATCGAAAAATAAAGAATTACAAGCAACAACACATTCAGCTAAAAATGGGTCTACTCGTAAACAG GTGGATCCAAGAACAGACGGATTATCAAAGTTGCATAAAAGAAATAAACACGATGTGCTTAACGAGCTGAATTCATTGGGGAATAGGATACTGAAAAGAAAAAGTGTACAGGAAGTGTACACACGCTGGATTACTAGAGAAGATGCTACTGTCGGCTACACACTTAGTGCTCCCCCTGGGATGTTTGGACAACCAGATGAATTCATATCAACTATTGATGTCGATGACATTATGATGCTCTGGAAGTATGGTTGTCTAGATTGCAGCATTATCTTTTCCTTCATGAT GGGGCTATACAAGATATTGGAATTCGCGTGTCCCGGCCAATATATGTTACTGAACCCTTATTCAATTCAAGCCTCATTGATTGTTTCTAACAAAATGGATGTATTTAGATACCTGATGAAAGCATTCCAGAACTTTGATGACCGTGTTTTCTTAGCTCCGTATATTCAAAA CGGTCATTGGGTGCTGTTTATTATATCTCCTAGACGGTATAAGGCAATTATTGTTGATTCACTAAACAAGAAGCAAAATGGCGAAAAGAAGACTGAAGATGATTACTTCCTCACAGATTGTGTGAACTT GGCCTGGGGTGGTAATCATATATCATGGAAAGTGGTTCAG TGTAATCAACAACCAGGAAGTTGGGAATGCGGCTATTATGTGCTAACTTTTATGTTTTCTATGGTAACTCGTCAGAGTGTTAATATTGACGAA CTCTCATGGGATGAACGTGCCTTATCAAAAAGGGAGATGGATGATATAGTTGAAAGATGGCATATGTTCTGTCCTATTTTATCAG GTATAAATTAA
- the LOC139862635 gene encoding uncharacterized protein isoform X2 codes for MKKRGPNKLKEKPAVPFEVQFDNNGEAIGKHQARFSTNVAALTRSRIDFVIHNWRLVERPEKDALWVAIKGEHFINNDFAKEATLRHCGDAFKRFRRKLRTYMDKGLLPWVEEREYSFVTPENWDRFCQKEDTLEKREQREKGRLNALEQVNYARVGRSGIRGHIEEWEKEKNDPNKKTEFHDIEDTVTRHYVLSRTKPNVDGRRTLCPGTDASLIDKIINTDKDGGDAILDHVGKEHGGRTRGVGSTIGYTKGLRGRKRQKEPDEDLFMKKVEEKVEALVNKKVKEQVKVVYASHGSSIHEPQMTLVDEPVEEPPVPEEQSVAEGQSLQKQGVNELRVDEQRVQKQGLVDLQDIKEPTEIILFHPNIIDPIICATGRLYPTGDDTLVHDEYVIPCYMKVFIECVGKEYESLRLPRPPKGDSKNTLKEVI; via the exons ATG AAAAAGAGGGGGCCTAATAAACTTAAAGAAAAACCCGCTGTTCCGTTTGAAGTGCAATTTGACAATAATGGGGAAGCCATAGGGAAACACCAAGCACGGTTTTCTACAAACGTTGCTGCTCTAACTAGGAGCAGGATTGATTTTGTTATACATAATTGGAGATTAGTAGAGAGACCTGAAAAAGATGCATTATGGGTGGCCATTAAG GGCGAGCATTTTATTAACAATGATTTTGCAAAAGAAGCAACTCTGCGGCATTGCGGTGATGCGTTTAAGCGATTTAGGAGAAAACTTAGAACATACATGGATAAAGGTTTGCTTCCTTGGGTTGAAGAAAGAGAGTACAGTTTCGTAACTCCTGAAAATTGGGACAGGTTCTGCCAAAAGGAAGACACACTGGAAAAAAGG GAACAACGGGAAAAGGGGAGGTTAAATGCGTTAGAGCAAGTGAATTATGCTCGTGTTGGCCGATCAGGAATTCGAGGCCATATTGAAGAATGGGAGAAAGAAAAGAATGATCCTAATAAGAAAACAGAATTCCACGACATTGAAGATACAGTCACACGACATTATGTATTGAGTAGGACAAAGCCCAATGTAGACGGAAGGAGGACATTATGTCCCGGCACAGATGCATCACTTATTGATAAGATT ATTAACACCGATAAAGATGGAGGCGATGCTATACTTGATCATGTAGGGAAAGAGCATGGAGGACGGACTAGGGGGGTGGGGAGTACAATAGGCTATACAAAAGGCCTACGAGGACGTAAAAGACAGAAAGAACCGGATGAAGATTTATTCATGAAAAAAGTAGAGGAAAAAGTAGAGGCACTTGTTAATAAGAAAGTAAAAGAGCAAGTAAAAGTTGTTTATGCATCGCATGGATCTTCAATACATGAACCGCAGATGACATTAGTTGATGAACCGGTAGAGGAACCGCCCGTACCGGAGGAACAATCAGTAGCAGAGGGACAGAGCCTGCAAAAACAAGGGGTTAACGAACTAAGGGTTGATGAACAAAGGGTCCAAAAACAAGGGCTTGTAGATTTGCAAGACATAAAG GAGCCAACAGAAATCATTTTGTTTCACCCAAACATCATAGACCCTATTATATGTGCTACGGGTAGATTATATCCAACTGGAGATGATACTTTGgtacatgacgaatatgtaattccTTGTTACATGAAAGTGTTTATAGAGTGTGTCGGCAAGGAGTATGAATCTTTGAGACTTCCAAGACCGCCAAAAGGTGATTCTAAGAATACTCTAAAGGAGGTGATATGA